Within the Verrucomicrobiia bacterium genome, the region GAAAATTTTTTGGCATCGGCTATGGTCGGCGCCACACTTTTGCAGACCCGGCACAGACCATGAAAAATCTACTGATGGTGGCGGACAGTGATCACGACGCCAACATGCTTTACGCCGTGGGCATGTTCGTCCCTGATCCTTTCATCTACCTGAGCATTCGCGGACGTCCGTTCATCGTCATGAGCGATCTGGAAATTGATCGCGCGAAGGAACAAGCCGCGCATTGCCGCGTGCTTTCGCTCAGCCACTACCAGCAAAAACTTCGCCGCGCCGGGCGCAAAAATACAGGCGTTGCGCAGGTAATTCGCGCGATCCTGCGCGAACATCGCGTGGAAAAAGTCTGGGTTCCCGGAAATTTCCCACTTGGCTTGGCGATGGAGTTGCGTGACCTCGATGTCAAAGTGAAGCCGCGTCCCGGCAACTTTTTTCCCGAACGCGAAACCAAGTCCGCGGCGGAAGTCAAAAAAATCAGCGCCGCCCTGATGATGGCCGAGGTCGGCCTGGCCGAGGGCGTGCAGGCGCTGAAGTCCGCCAAGGTTTCCAAGAGCCGCCGACTGATTTATCGCAATGCGCCGCTGACGTCGGAAAAGTTGCGGTCCATCATTGATACCGCGATCATCCAGGCGAGCGGTTTGGCGAGTCACACGATCGTGGCGGGCGGCAAGCAGGCTTGCGATCCGCACGAAGGCGGCTACGGTCCACTGCGCGCCAACGAGCCGATCATCCTCGACGTTTTTCCGCGCTCGCAAAAGACCGGTTACTTCGGCGACATCACGCGCACGGTGGTTAAGGGGCGCGCGAGCGAAGCCATCCGCAAACTTTACGATACCGTTTAT harbors:
- a CDS encoding Xaa-Pro peptidase family protein; the encoded protein is MKNLLMVADSDHDANMLYAVGMFVPDPFIYLSIRGRPFIVMSDLEIDRAKEQAAHCRVLSLSHYQQKLRRAGRKNTGVAQVIRAILREHRVEKVWVPGNFPLGLAMELRDLDVKVKPRPGNFFPERETKSAAEVKKISAALMMAEVGLAEGVQALKSAKVSKSRRLIYRNAPLTSEKLRSIIDTAIIQASGLASHTIVAGGKQACDPHEGGYGPLRANEPIILDVFPRSQKTGYFGDITRTVVKGRASEAIRKLYDTVYRGQKTAFQLMRAGTQTSRIHAAVQQLFVREGYKTGKVDGRMQGFFHGTGHGLGLEIHEAPRVGATSVGALKAGQVVTVEPGLYYPDLGGVRLEDVALVTSGAPRNLTQFEKVLEV